The following coding sequences are from one Streptomyces sp. NBC_01485 window:
- a CDS encoding N,N-dimethylformamidase beta subunit family domain-containing protein codes for MGPGPRPEHIRRWESGALAHAVSDPFGLGPVPWLRGSETYFDDTGNVVPWYVDAPPAPTDGTRHGPTRGTPRGAPRVPAPRTAPTSGGPRSADDVRRQIKGFISTGAVAPGDAVDFHVTVDPPQEFSVDIYRIGHYDGDGAAKITTSPRLSGIVQPPPLAADRTVSCHHWWLSWRLQVPSYWNVGAYVAVLTTADGYRSHVPFTVRDDHPADLLLVLPDVTWQAYNLYPEDGHTGASLYHAWDDDGRLLGEADAATTVSFDRPYAGAGLPLHVGHAYDFIRWAERYGYDLAYADARDLHAGHIDPTRYQGLVFPGHDEYWSTNMRRTVELARDSGTSLVFLSANSLYWQVELGPSPSGVPGRLLTCRKRKGPGKPVLWREIDRAEQQLVGIQYAGRVPEPHPLIVRNANHWLWEATGAREGDGIEGLVAGEADRYFPRTALPPHEDRILLAHSPYADSEGALRHQETSLYRAPSGALVFASGTFAWSPALDRPGHVDPRVQRATANLLDRICKRD; via the coding sequence ATGGGACCCGGACCACGACCGGAGCACATCCGCCGATGGGAGTCGGGAGCGCTGGCCCACGCCGTGAGCGATCCCTTCGGGCTGGGCCCCGTCCCCTGGCTGCGCGGCAGCGAGACGTACTTCGACGACACCGGCAATGTCGTCCCCTGGTACGTGGACGCGCCCCCCGCCCCCACCGACGGAACCCGCCACGGCCCCACCCGCGGCACCCCGCGCGGAGCGCCCCGCGTCCCCGCCCCCCGCACCGCCCCCACCTCCGGCGGCCCCCGCTCCGCCGACGACGTCCGCCGCCAGATCAAGGGCTTCATCTCCACCGGCGCGGTCGCCCCCGGCGACGCCGTCGACTTCCACGTCACGGTCGACCCGCCGCAGGAATTCAGCGTCGACATCTACCGCATCGGTCACTACGACGGCGACGGCGCCGCCAAGATCACCACCAGTCCGCGCCTCTCCGGCATCGTCCAGCCGCCGCCCCTGGCCGCCGACCGCACGGTCTCCTGCCACCACTGGTGGCTCTCCTGGCGTCTCCAGGTCCCGTCGTACTGGAACGTCGGCGCGTACGTCGCCGTCCTCACCACCGCCGACGGCTACCGCTCGCACGTCCCCTTCACGGTCCGCGACGACCACCCCGCCGACCTGCTCCTGGTCCTCCCCGACGTCACCTGGCAGGCCTACAACCTCTACCCCGAGGACGGCCACACCGGCGCCAGCCTTTACCACGCCTGGGACGACGACGGCCGCCTCCTCGGCGAGGCCGACGCCGCGACCACGGTCTCCTTCGACCGGCCCTACGCGGGCGCCGGCCTCCCCCTCCACGTCGGCCACGCCTACGACTTCATCCGCTGGGCCGAGCGCTACGGCTACGACCTCGCCTACGCCGACGCCCGCGACCTGCACGCAGGTCACATCGACCCCACCCGTTACCAGGGCCTGGTCTTCCCCGGCCACGACGAGTACTGGTCGACGAACATGCGCCGCACCGTGGAACTCGCCCGCGACAGCGGCACTTCGCTCGTCTTCCTGTCCGCCAACTCCCTTTACTGGCAGGTGGAGTTGGGGCCGTCCCCGTCGGGCGTGCCCGGCCGGCTGCTCACCTGCCGCAAGCGCAAGGGACCCGGCAAACCCGTCCTCTGGCGCGAGATCGACCGGGCCGAGCAGCAGCTCGTCGGCATCCAGTACGCGGGCCGGGTGCCCGAGCCGCACCCGCTGATCGTGCGTAACGCGAACCACTGGCTGTGGGAGGCGACCGGCGCCCGCGAGGGCGACGGCATCGAGGGCCTGGTCGCGGGCGAGGCCGACCGCTACTTCCCCCGCACCGCCCTCCCGCCCCACGAGGACCGCATCCTTCTCGCCCACTCCCCGTACGCCGACAGCGAGGGCGCCCTCCGCCACCAGGAGACCTCCCTCTACCGTGCCCCCTCAGGCGCCCTGGTCTTCGCCTCCGGAACCTTCGCCTGGTCCCCCGCCCTGGACCGCCCCGGCCACGTGGACCCCCGAGTCCAACGCGCCACAGCCAACCTCCTGGACCGCATCTGCAAGCGAGACTGA
- the purD gene encoding phosphoribosylamine--glycine ligase, whose translation MNVLVIGSGAREHALCRSLSLDPAVTALYCAPGNAGIAEVAELHQVDALDGKAVAALAVELGAELVVVGPEAPLVAGVADAVREAGIPVFGPSKEAAQLEGSKAFAKDVMAAAGVPTARSYVCTTPEEAAEALDAFGAPYVVKDDGLAAGKGVVVTDDLEAAAAHAAACERVVIEEFLDGPEVSLFAITDGDTVVPLQPAQDFKRALDGDEGPNTGGMGAYSPLPWADPKLVEEVMATVLQPTVDELRRRGTPFSGLLYAGLAITSRGVRVIEFNARFGDPETQVVLARLKTPLAGVLTAAATGELADLPPLRWSDDAAVTVVIASHNYPGTPRTGDPITGLAEVAAEDAPHAYVLHAGTRFDGETVVSAGGRVLTVTASGADLTEARERAYQAVARIGLDGSQHRTDIAAKAAAGA comes from the coding sequence ACCCCGCCGTCACCGCGCTGTACTGCGCGCCCGGCAACGCCGGCATCGCCGAGGTCGCCGAGCTGCACCAGGTCGACGCCCTGGACGGCAAGGCCGTGGCCGCGCTGGCCGTCGAACTCGGCGCCGAGCTGGTCGTCGTAGGCCCGGAGGCGCCGCTCGTCGCCGGTGTCGCCGACGCCGTGCGCGAGGCGGGCATCCCGGTGTTCGGCCCCTCGAAGGAGGCCGCGCAGTTGGAGGGCTCCAAGGCGTTCGCCAAGGACGTGATGGCCGCGGCCGGCGTGCCGACGGCCCGCTCCTACGTCTGCACCACCCCCGAGGAGGCCGCCGAGGCCCTCGACGCCTTCGGCGCGCCGTACGTCGTCAAGGACGACGGTCTGGCCGCCGGCAAGGGCGTCGTCGTCACCGACGACCTGGAGGCCGCCGCGGCGCACGCCGCCGCCTGTGAGCGCGTGGTCATCGAGGAGTTCCTCGACGGCCCGGAGGTCTCGCTCTTCGCGATCACCGACGGCGACACGGTCGTCCCCCTCCAGCCCGCCCAGGACTTCAAGCGCGCGCTCGACGGCGACGAGGGCCCGAACACCGGCGGCATGGGCGCGTACTCGCCGCTGCCGTGGGCCGACCCGAAGCTGGTCGAGGAGGTCATGGCGACGGTCCTCCAGCCGACCGTCGACGAGCTGCGCCGCCGCGGCACCCCCTTCTCCGGCCTGCTCTACGCCGGCCTCGCGATCACCAGCCGCGGTGTCCGGGTCATCGAGTTCAACGCCCGCTTCGGCGACCCCGAGACGCAGGTCGTCCTGGCCCGCCTGAAGACGCCGCTGGCCGGCGTCCTGACGGCGGCCGCCACCGGCGAGCTCGCCGACCTGCCGCCCCTGCGCTGGAGCGACGACGCGGCCGTCACCGTCGTCATCGCCTCGCACAACTACCCCGGCACCCCGCGCACCGGCGACCCGATCACCGGCCTCGCCGAGGTCGCCGCCGAGGACGCCCCGCACGCGTACGTCCTGCACGCCGGGACGAGGTTCGACGGCGAGACGGTCGTCAGCGCCGGCGGCCGCGTGCTGACCGTCACGGCGAGCGGCGCCGACCTCACCGAGGCCCGCGAACGCGCGTACCAGGCGGTCGCCCGCATCGGTCTCGACGGTTCCCAGCACCGTACGGACATCGCCGCGAAGGCGGCGGCAGGCGCGTAA
- a CDS encoding response regulator transcription factor: MTVRVLLADDEHLIRGALAALLSMEDDLVIVAEAATGPEALAMARAHRPDVAVLDLQMPGADGVKVATSLRTELPGCQALIVTSHGRPGHLKRALAAGVRGFVPKTVSAQRLAEIIRTVHAGNRYVDPELAADAIAAGDSPLTSREAEVLELAADGAPVAEIAERAALSQGTVRNYLSSAVSKLGAENRHAAVRLARQRGWV, from the coding sequence ATGACGGTGCGGGTGCTGCTCGCGGACGACGAACACCTCATCCGGGGTGCGCTGGCCGCGCTGCTCTCCATGGAGGACGACCTCGTGATCGTCGCCGAGGCGGCCACCGGGCCGGAGGCGCTGGCGATGGCGCGGGCACACCGGCCCGACGTGGCCGTCCTGGATCTGCAGATGCCGGGCGCGGACGGTGTGAAGGTCGCCACATCCCTGCGTACCGAACTGCCCGGCTGCCAGGCACTGATCGTCACGAGCCACGGCCGGCCGGGGCATCTCAAGCGGGCTCTCGCGGCGGGGGTGCGCGGGTTCGTGCCGAAGACGGTGAGCGCGCAGCGGCTCGCGGAGATCATCCGTACCGTGCACGCCGGGAACCGTTACGTCGACCCGGAGTTGGCGGCCGACGCGATCGCCGCCGGGGACTCGCCGCTGACCTCGCGCGAGGCGGAGGTGCTCGAACTCGCCGCCGACGGGGCGCCCGTCGCGGAGATCGCCGAGCGGGCCGCGCTGTCACAGGGGACCGTGCGTAACTATCTGTCGTCGGCCGTGTCCAAGCTCGGGGCGGAGAACCGGCACGCGGCGGTGCGGCTCGCACGGCAGCGAGGTTGGGTATAG
- a CDS encoding phosphoribosylaminoimidazolesuccinocarboxamide synthase, whose translation MSGFVEKPEPLQVPGLVHLHTGKVRELYQNEAGDLVMVASDRTSAYDWVLPTEIPDKGRVLTQLSLWWFDQLADLVPNHVLSTELPAGAPADWAGRTLICKSLQMVPVECVARGYLTGSGLAEYRESRTVCGLALPEGLVDGSELPAPIFTPATKAAVGEHDENVSYEEVARQVGADTAAQLRQATLAVYGRACHIARDRGIILADTKFEFGFEGETLVAADEVLTPDSSRFWPADQWQPGRAQSSYDKQFVRDWLTSAESGWDRASEQPPPPLPQQIVDATRAKYVEAYERLTGTSWS comes from the coding sequence GTGTCCGGATTCGTAGAAAAGCCCGAGCCTCTTCAGGTGCCGGGCCTGGTGCATCTGCACACCGGCAAGGTGCGCGAGCTGTACCAGAACGAGGCGGGCGACCTCGTGATGGTCGCCAGCGACCGTACGTCCGCGTACGACTGGGTGCTGCCGACCGAGATCCCCGACAAGGGCCGCGTCCTCACCCAGCTCTCCCTGTGGTGGTTCGACCAGCTCGCCGACCTGGTCCCGAACCACGTCCTGAGCACGGAGCTGCCCGCCGGCGCCCCCGCCGACTGGGCGGGTCGCACCCTGATCTGCAAGTCGCTGCAGATGGTCCCCGTCGAGTGCGTGGCCCGCGGCTACCTCACCGGCTCGGGCCTCGCCGAGTACCGGGAGTCCCGCACGGTCTGCGGCCTCGCCCTCCCCGAGGGCCTGGTCGACGGCAGCGAACTCCCCGCCCCGATCTTCACCCCCGCCACCAAGGCCGCCGTCGGCGAGCACGACGAGAACGTCTCCTACGAGGAGGTCGCCCGCCAGGTCGGCGCCGACACCGCCGCCCAGCTCCGCCAGGCGACCCTCGCCGTCTACGGCCGCGCCTGCCACATCGCCCGCGACCGGGGCATCATCCTCGCCGACACCAAGTTCGAGTTCGGCTTCGAGGGCGAGACCCTGGTCGCCGCCGACGAGGTCCTCACCCCGGACTCCTCCCGCTTCTGGCCCGCCGACCAGTGGCAGCCCGGCCGCGCCCAGTCCTCGTACGACAAGCAGTTCGTGCGCGACTGGCTGACCTCCGCAGAGTCCGGCTGGGACCGCGCGAGCGAGCAGCCCCCGCCGCCCCTGCCCCAGCAGATCGTGGACGCCACCCGCGCGAAGTACGTCGAGGCCTACGAGCGCCTGACCGGCACGAGCTGGAGCTAG
- a CDS encoding sensor histidine kinase: MRRPGGWWRQKSTPAKVETYTRWSFHFFAVAECLSVGLPFVGALWTGFGLWLPAMMLGHSALCAVTASRALDWKRGRRPQPVGLLWGLAAATGVVAVVALWTAVHGSAHEGVPDAAATVFGVALIFGAGITALGVRERQQAFAVVSGYSLGTGAVAFPISQNGYASLVAMSAVMIGGAFLAFTSVFSVWLLNSFYELDEARETRTRLAVAEERLRFGRDLHDVMGRNLAVIALKSELAVQLARRGRPDAVDQMIEVQRIARESQREVRAVVRGYREADLGVELAGAQGVLKAAGITCEVSGEVDGLPAEVQSALGWVVRESTTNVLRHGDAGRCSVTLGRTEEHVVLTVENDGAGATAGGGGSGLAGLRERLRGVDGRLEAGFVGAGVFRVVAEVPLTGKAAVREVTS, encoded by the coding sequence ATGCGCAGGCCTGGGGGCTGGTGGCGGCAGAAGAGCACGCCGGCGAAGGTCGAGACGTACACACGGTGGTCGTTCCACTTCTTCGCGGTCGCCGAGTGCCTGTCGGTGGGGCTGCCCTTCGTGGGGGCGCTGTGGACCGGGTTCGGGCTGTGGCTGCCGGCCATGATGCTCGGGCACAGCGCGCTCTGTGCCGTGACGGCCTCGCGGGCGCTGGACTGGAAGCGCGGGCGCCGACCACAACCCGTCGGGCTGCTGTGGGGCCTCGCCGCCGCCACCGGGGTGGTCGCCGTCGTCGCGCTCTGGACCGCCGTGCACGGCTCCGCCCACGAGGGCGTCCCCGACGCCGCGGCCACCGTCTTCGGGGTCGCCCTGATCTTCGGGGCGGGCATCACCGCGCTCGGCGTCCGCGAGCGGCAGCAGGCGTTCGCGGTCGTCAGCGGCTACTCGCTGGGCACCGGAGCCGTGGCGTTCCCGATCAGCCAGAACGGCTACGCCAGCCTCGTCGCGATGTCGGCGGTGATGATCGGCGGCGCGTTCCTCGCCTTCACCTCCGTCTTCTCCGTCTGGCTGCTCAACTCCTTCTACGAACTCGACGAGGCCCGCGAGACCCGCACGCGGCTCGCCGTCGCCGAGGAGCGGCTGCGGTTCGGGCGGGACCTGCACGACGTGATGGGCCGCAATCTGGCCGTGATCGCCCTGAAGAGCGAACTCGCCGTGCAACTGGCCCGGCGCGGCCGGCCGGACGCCGTGGACCAGATGATCGAGGTGCAGCGCATAGCGCGGGAGTCGCAGCGGGAGGTACGCGCTGTCGTACGGGGCTACCGGGAGGCCGACCTCGGAGTCGAACTCGCGGGAGCCCAAGGAGTGTTGAAGGCCGCCGGGATCACCTGCGAGGTGAGCGGAGAGGTCGACGGGCTGCCCGCCGAGGTGCAGTCCGCGCTCGGCTGGGTGGTGCGGGAGAGCACCACCAACGTGCTGCGGCACGGAGACGCCGGGCGGTGCTCGGTGACGTTGGGGAGGACGGAGGAACATGTGGTGCTGACAGTGGAGAACGACGGGGCCGGGGCCACCGCCGGAGGCGGCGGGTCGGGGCTCGCCGGGCTGCGGGAGCGGCTGCGGGGAGTCGACGGGCGGCTGGAGGCCGGGTTCGTCGGGGCGGGCGTGTTCCGAGTGGTCGCCGAGGTGCCGCTGACCGGGAAGGCTGCTGTGAGAGAGGTCACTTCATGA
- a CDS encoding ABC transporter ATP-binding protein, producing the protein MDTNEHVIEVSDLRRVYGGGFEAVRGISFHVDRGEIFALLGTNGAGKTSTVELLEGLARPDGGRIGVLGHDPYTERAAVRPRTGVMLQEGGFPSELTVAETARMWAGCVSGARPVGEALALVGLAGRARVRVKQLSGGERRRLDLALAVLGEPEVLFLDEPTTGLDAEGRRDTWDLVRALRDAGTTVLLTTHYLEEAENLADRLAILHEGRIAAAGTPAEVTGAQPSRITFELPEGYFVGDLPPLGELGVCGHESEGRVVRLRTRELQRAATGLLVWAERAGVELRRLDVRSASLEEAFLGIAREASNSDTADQADQTEGVAA; encoded by the coding sequence ATGGACACGAATGAACACGTGATTGAGGTCAGCGACCTCCGGCGTGTGTACGGGGGCGGGTTCGAAGCGGTCCGTGGGATCTCCTTCCACGTCGACCGCGGTGAGATCTTCGCGCTGCTGGGCACCAATGGGGCCGGAAAGACATCGACCGTCGAGTTGCTGGAAGGCCTCGCGCGGCCCGACGGCGGGCGGATCGGCGTGCTCGGCCACGACCCGTACACCGAGCGGGCCGCCGTACGGCCGCGCACCGGCGTGATGCTCCAGGAGGGCGGCTTCCCCTCCGAGCTGACCGTCGCCGAGACCGCGCGGATGTGGGCCGGCTGCGTGAGCGGCGCCCGCCCGGTCGGGGAGGCGCTGGCGCTGGTCGGGCTCGCCGGGCGGGCCCGCGTCCGCGTCAAGCAGCTGTCCGGCGGTGAACGCCGTCGCCTCGACCTGGCGCTCGCGGTGCTCGGCGAACCCGAGGTGCTGTTCCTGGACGAGCCGACGACCGGCCTGGACGCCGAAGGCCGCCGGGACACCTGGGACCTGGTCCGCGCCCTGCGCGACGCCGGTACGACGGTGCTGCTGACCACGCACTACCTGGAGGAGGCGGAGAACCTCGCCGACCGGCTGGCCATCCTGCACGAGGGCCGCATCGCCGCCGCCGGGACACCCGCCGAGGTGACCGGCGCCCAGCCGTCCCGGATCACCTTCGAACTGCCCGAGGGGTACTTCGTGGGCGACCTGCCACCGCTGGGCGAACTGGGCGTGTGCGGTCACGAGAGCGAGGGCCGCGTCGTACGGCTGCGTACGCGGGAGCTGCAGCGTGCGGCGACCGGGCTGCTGGTGTGGGCCGAGCGGGCCGGCGTCGAGCTGCGCAGGCTGGACGTGCGGTCGGCCTCCTTGGAGGAAGCGTTCCTGGGGATAGCCCGGGAGGCGTCGAACAGTGACACGGCCGACCAGGCCGACCAGACCGAGGGGGTCGCGGCATGA
- a CDS encoding ABC transporter permease, with product MTALARAELTLLGRSKSTILAAVFVPLVLPVSLATVVKDMDVEDVGLSVGLVLLPASIGFSLLFGVYSALAAIYTARREELVLKRLRTGELRDTEILGGSALPVLATGLAQSLVLVAGCTVLLDIPAPKAPHLAVLGLLLGLVMCAALAAVTASVTRSVESAQVTTMPMVLVSMIGSGMAVPLEMLPDRLASVCELLPLTPVITLIRGGWTGSLSAYETLGALATALAWTVLAVFAVRRWFRWEPRR from the coding sequence ATGACCGCCCTCGCGCGGGCCGAGCTGACGCTGCTCGGGCGCAGCAAGAGCACGATCCTCGCGGCCGTCTTCGTGCCGCTGGTGCTGCCCGTCAGCCTGGCCACGGTGGTCAAGGACATGGACGTGGAGGACGTCGGGCTCAGTGTCGGCCTGGTGCTGCTGCCCGCCTCGATCGGCTTCTCGCTGCTGTTCGGGGTGTACTCGGCGCTGGCCGCCATCTACACCGCCCGGCGCGAGGAGTTGGTGCTGAAGCGGCTGCGCACCGGTGAGCTGCGGGACACCGAGATCCTCGGTGGGTCGGCGCTGCCGGTCCTCGCCACCGGGCTGGCGCAGTCCCTGGTCCTGGTGGCGGGCTGCACGGTCCTGCTCGACATACCGGCCCCGAAAGCACCCCATCTCGCCGTCCTGGGGCTGCTGTTGGGCCTGGTGATGTGCGCGGCGCTCGCGGCGGTCACGGCGTCCGTGACCCGGAGCGTGGAGAGCGCGCAGGTCACCACGATGCCGATGGTGCTCGTGTCGATGATCGGCTCCGGGATGGCCGTCCCCCTTGAAATGCTGCCCGACCGGCTCGCCTCCGTCTGCGAACTGCTCCCGCTGACCCCGGTGATCACCCTGATACGCGGCGGCTGGACCGGCAGCCTGTCGGCGTACGAGACCCTGGGCGCCCTGGCGACCGCGCTGGCCTGGACGGTGCTGGCGGTGTTTGCTGTACGGCGGTGGTTCCGGTGGGAGCCCCGGCGCTGA